One window of Cydia strobilella chromosome 10, ilCydStro3.1, whole genome shotgun sequence genomic DNA carries:
- the LOC134744674 gene encoding circadian clock-controlled protein daywake-like: protein MLRYFCFLAVILGVRSASTPFITPCKKGDSACIIASAQAAVPFLASGIPELNVPSLDPLLLKVVKSEEAGLKLTLKNATVTGLKDCKFENIGVDGDKLDMMVRCSVVLRGWYKLRGMILVLPIRGEGKNTIKIRDIVITANAKLATVKGADGQEHWQIGKQWDHSFDVRTKTTFDFENLFDGNKALSDPVEAIVNTNWKLVMTEIAPPIVRAIAERVVSAVDAFFGAVPVNELQI from the exons ATGTTGAGATATTTTTGCTTTTTGGCGGTGATTTTGGGGGTGAGATCGGCTTCCA cCCCCTTTATCACACCCTGCAAAAAAGGCGACAGTGCCTGCATCATCGCTTCAGCTCAAGCCGCCGTCCCCTTCCTCGCGTCCGGCATCCCGGAGCTCAACGTGCCTTCCCTGGACCCCCTACTGCTGAAGGTGGTGAAGTCTGAGGAGGCGGGGTTGAAGCTCACGCTTAAGAATGCTACGGTTACTGGGTTGAAGGATTGCAAGTTTGAGAATATTGG GGTGGATGGAGACAAGCTGGACATGATGGTGCGCTGCTCCGTGGTGTTACGAGGCTGGTACAAGCTGCGAGGAATGATACTCGTGCTACCTATCCGCGGGGAAGGCAAGAACACCATCAAAATCC GTGACATAGTGATCACAGCCAATGCCAAACTGGCCACAGTGAAGGGAGCCGACGGCCAGGAGCATTGGCAGATCGGCAAGCAGTGGGATCATTCCTTCGATGTTCGCACTAAGACCACCTTCGACTTTGAGAACCTCTTCGATGGAAACAAGGCTCTAT CGGATCCTGTCGAAGCAATAGTAAACACCAACTGGAAGTTGGTGATGACGGAAATAGCGCCCCCTATCGTCCGCGCCATCGCCGAACGCGTCGTCTCTGCGGTGGACGCGTTCTTCGGAGCGGTGCCAGTCAATGAGCTACAGATATaa